The following DNA comes from Sphingomonas flavescens.
CGCTTTGCGCTGACTGGAAAGTTCTTCGTCCCAAAGGCGCAGGATCAGTCGCTGTGCCGGCTCAAGCCCGCCGTCGAGATAGAGCGCGCCGATCAATGCCTCGACCACGTCACCGACGACATTGTCGCTTTCACTCGCCCGATCTTCGCGCGCTTGCCGACCGAGGCGAATGAGCGGCGGCAGGCCGATTTCCCGACCGTTCTCGGCGCAGGTGCCGCGATCGACGAGCGCGTTGTAGCGCTTCGACAAATGGCCTTCGGGCTCGTTCGGGTATCGGTCGTAAAGCGCGCGGGCGATGACCATGCCGAGCACGCGATCACCGAGAAATTCCAGCCGCTCATAGCTATCCCCGCCGACGCTGGAGTGCGTCAAAGCCATTTCGAACAGGCGCAGGTCGGCCGGCTCGTGCCCCAGCCGGTCGCGGACGAAGGCGGCGACGTCGCTCATCGAGGTGCGTCCGCGTAGCCGTTTCCGATGCGTTGAGTCCGCAGCGCACTGAACCAGGTCCAGGGCTTGAACCATGAGGCGCCTCCATCGGTCGACCAGAAAGTAACTAGCGCGCGTCCGATGAGATTTTGCGTGGGGACCATGCCGACGCCGCCCTCGGCTGCCTGAAACCTGCTGTCCAGACTGTCGTCGCGGTTATCACCCATCAGGAAGACGTGGCCTGGCGGAACGATCACCGGTGCGAAGTCGTCGGCGACCCCATGTTCGACCTGGTCGAGAACCGTGTAGCTTGGCCCAGCCGGGAGCGTTTCCCGGAATGAGCGGTAGAGACAGTAGCCCTGACCATTGACCACGGCCAAGGCTGGCGCGGCAGGCGGAACGACGCGGCATGGACTGTTGGCAGTGACAGCGATGCGCGCGAAACCGAGCGGCTCCTGTGCCAGTAGCCGACCATTCAAGATCACGCGCCCGTCACGAACGGCGACCGTATCTCCAGGCAGTCCGATGACGCGCTTGATGAGGTCGGAATCCTCGGTCGGATGGCGGAAGACGACGACGTCGCCACGCTTGGGAAGGTGACTGAAGATGCGGCCATCGAACGCCGGAAAGCCGAATGGGAAGCTGTAGCGGGAAAAGCCGTACGGCCATTTCGCGACCGCCAGGTAGTCGCCGATATACAGGGTCGGAAGCATTGAGCCCGAGGGGATGTTGAACGGCGCGATGATGAAAGCGCGGAACATCCAGGCGGCGATGGCGACGATCAGGATGAAGCGGGCCAGCGAGCCTGCCGTTTCGCCTTTTTCAGGCTGCAGAGGCGGAGCGTTCGTTTCCGGCGATGTCGGGCTGGTAGCCATCGCGCGCTTGTTTCCGCCCGATGGGAACCCGTCAAGCGGGGTGGCAATCGCCCGTCCGGACACTATGTGCGGCCAACATGGCAGAAACGACGATCAGGCGGCTCGAAACCCTCTTCAACGATGAGCCGGATCGACTCAGCCGGCTAAGCTTCGACGTCGCCGGGATTTATTTCGACTTTTCGAAGACCCACCTCGATTCGAACATTCTCACCCTCGGGGTCCGGCGTAGCGAAAAGATGGGCTTCGCTTCCGCGCGCGAGGCGCTGTTCAACGGCGGCGTGGTCAACCCCAGTGAAGGCCGCCCCGCCACGCACGTGGCCGAACGCGGCAGTGGGTCACCTGAGGACGTGGACGTGGCCCAAGCGCGGCGACTACGGATGCGGGCGCTGGTCGACGCCATCGAGGCAGGTGCGTTCGGCGATATCACGGGCATCTTGCACATTGGCATCGGCGGCTCCGTGCTCGGTCCTGCCCTCGCGGTAGACGCACTCGGCCGCCGCCGCTCAGGGCTCAACGTCCGTTTTCTTTCCAACATTGACGGCGCGGCCTTCGACGACGCCGTCCGGACGCTGGATCCGGCAACCACGCTGATCGTCGTTGCGTCGAAGACATTCACAACCCTCGAAACGATGACCAACCTCGACGCCGCGCGGGCATGGCTCAGCGACGCCGGTGTTGACGATCCAGATGGAAGGATCATCGCACTGACGGCCAAGCCCGAGGCAGCAGCCGAGCGAGGGGTCGACGATACACGCATCCTTGTTTTCGGCGAAGGCGTCGGGGGCCGCTATTCGCTGTGGAGCGCGGTCGGGCTGACCATCGCCTTGGCGCTTGGGTGGGACGCGTTCGAGGAGATGCTTGAGGGTGCGGCCGAGATGGACCGTCACTTCCGCTTTGCCGATCCCGCATCCAACGTTCCGCTAATCGCTGCTTTCGCCGACCGCTTTTATGTCGAGGAGCAAGGCTGCCAGACGCGAGCGCTGTTCGCTTACGACGAGCGCCTGCGCCTACTGCCGTTCTACCTACAGCAGTTGGAAATGGAATCGAATGGCAAG
Coding sequences within:
- the rnc gene encoding ribonuclease III, whose translation is MSDVAAFVRDRLGHEPADLRLFEMALTHSSVGGDSYERLEFLGDRVLGMVIARALYDRYPNEPEGHLSKRYNALVDRGTCAENGREIGLPPLIRLGRQAREDRASESDNVVGDVVEALIGALYLDGGLEPAQRLILRLWDEELSSQRKAPQHPKSALQELAAAKGVKAPMYEVTARTGAHHAPRFTVRVSVRTLGEASAEGASKQEAETAAAAALLAQVQ
- the lepB gene encoding signal peptidase I yields the protein MATSPTSPETNAPPLQPEKGETAGSLARFILIVAIAAWMFRAFIIAPFNIPSGSMLPTLYIGDYLAVAKWPYGFSRYSFPFGFPAFDGRIFSHLPKRGDVVVFRHPTEDSDLIKRVIGLPGDTVAVRDGRVILNGRLLAQEPLGFARIAVTANSPCRVVPPAAPALAVVNGQGYCLYRSFRETLPAGPSYTVLDQVEHGVADDFAPVIVPPGHVFLMGDNRDDSLDSRFQAAEGGVGMVPTQNLIGRALVTFWSTDGGASWFKPWTWFSALRTQRIGNGYADAPR
- the pgi gene encoding glucose-6-phosphate isomerase codes for the protein MAETTIRRLETLFNDEPDRLSRLSFDVAGIYFDFSKTHLDSNILTLGVRRSEKMGFASAREALFNGGVVNPSEGRPATHVAERGSGSPEDVDVAQARRLRMRALVDAIEAGAFGDITGILHIGIGGSVLGPALAVDALGRRRSGLNVRFLSNIDGAAFDDAVRTLDPATTLIVVASKTFTTLETMTNLDAARAWLSDAGVDDPDGRIIALTAKPEAAAERGVDDTRILVFGEGVGGRYSLWSAVGLTIALALGWDAFEEMLEGAAEMDRHFRFADPASNVPLIAAFADRFYVEEQGCQTRALFAYDERLRLLPFYLQQLEMESNGKSVTVNGDPVESTAPVTWGGTGTDAQHAVFQLLHQGTVLVPVEFVAVTEGDDAQDPEQHRLLLLNAFAQGAALMEGRTSDDPQRTYPGNRPSTSILLSVLDGRALGALIAFYEHRTFANAVLLGINPFDQFGVELGKDIARKLADDDGEATLDASTRALMERAGI